The proteins below come from a single Erythrobacter sp. SG61-1L genomic window:
- a CDS encoding EAL domain-containing protein, which produces MHGVKDGFSAGASGLVDEREALRAAKEAAALAEKRLREAIDVLPEGIVFLDADGRYILWNQEYAKIYAKSADLLKEGARLADTLRIGVQRGDYPEALGREEEWIADRLDLIENPGAGTRHEQCLSSGQTILIEERRTADGGTIGLRVDVTDMKRREQGFRLLFEDNPVPLLVYDPRTETILRANDAAACHFGYDRKAFAGLPAERLFAADEWAAAREMLVAEHSEKDRFWQQYAADGSRLESVLFTRQTMLGDGAATILSVFDVTERRRAEARMAYMARHDELTGLANRVQCREYLNSHLATATEENWFTLAMVDLDHFKDVNDTYGHQPGDALLAEAARRMSGLVPEGALLCRLGGDEFAILFPGLSEEVVMETCRTIIAEISKAFFIGENVLRIGATIGLACAPRDSCDAETLQRYADLALYAAKSGARGTVRQFEPAMDIAAQERTRLENDFRDAVLKGELEVYYQPLIDLDTEEVDGYEALLRWNHAERGSVSPEIFIPLAEEMGLIDIVGQQVLRTACVEAAKWPSHHKLAVNVSPLQFRNGHLLNSVLQALAWSGLEPSRLELEITEAVLIEQGEQTSTLIKRIREMGIGISMDDFGTGYSSLSYLLHYPFTKIKIDKSFVLQLAKEPESRAVVRAIISLGRSLGLTVTAEGVEREDVLACLREEGCGQGQGYLFGKAKPGVELPNGADQAQVA; this is translated from the coding sequence ATGCACGGCGTAAAGGATGGGTTTTCGGCTGGGGCTTCGGGCCTTGTGGACGAACGCGAGGCTTTGCGGGCGGCCAAGGAAGCTGCTGCTCTTGCCGAAAAGCGCCTGCGGGAAGCGATTGACGTCCTGCCTGAGGGGATCGTGTTCCTCGATGCGGATGGCCGCTACATCCTGTGGAATCAGGAATACGCCAAGATCTACGCGAAATCGGCTGACCTTCTGAAGGAAGGCGCGCGGCTTGCAGACACCTTGCGGATCGGCGTGCAGCGCGGCGACTATCCCGAGGCTTTGGGCCGCGAAGAAGAGTGGATTGCCGACCGTCTCGACCTGATCGAGAATCCCGGTGCAGGCACTCGCCATGAACAGTGCCTTTCCAGCGGACAGACGATCCTGATCGAGGAACGCCGCACCGCCGACGGCGGCACGATCGGCCTGCGTGTGGATGTGACCGACATGAAGCGGCGCGAACAGGGTTTCCGCCTGCTGTTCGAGGATAATCCCGTACCGCTGCTGGTCTATGATCCGCGGACCGAGACGATCCTGCGCGCCAATGACGCGGCGGCCTGCCATTTCGGCTATGACCGCAAGGCATTTGCCGGGCTTCCGGCTGAACGCCTGTTTGCGGCGGATGAATGGGCCGCCGCGCGCGAGATGCTGGTGGCCGAACATTCGGAAAAGGACCGCTTCTGGCAGCAATATGCGGCAGACGGATCGCGGCTGGAATCCGTGCTGTTCACGCGCCAGACCATGCTGGGGGACGGCGCAGCGACGATCCTGTCGGTCTTCGACGTTACGGAGCGCCGCCGGGCGGAGGCGCGCATGGCCTATATGGCCCGGCATGATGAGCTTACCGGGCTGGCCAATCGCGTGCAGTGCCGCGAATATCTGAATTCCCATCTCGCAACCGCGACGGAAGAAAACTGGTTCACCCTGGCGATGGTCGATCTCGACCATTTCAAGGATGTCAACGATACCTATGGCCACCAGCCGGGCGATGCTCTGCTGGCAGAAGCGGCGCGGCGCATGTCGGGCCTTGTGCCCGAAGGGGCGCTTCTTTGCCGGCTGGGCGGCGATGAATTCGCGATCCTGTTCCCCGGTCTGTCTGAAGAAGTGGTGATGGAAACCTGCCGCACGATCATTGCGGAGATTTCCAAGGCCTTCTTCATCGGCGAGAATGTGCTGCGCATTGGCGCGACCATCGGTCTTGCCTGCGCCCCGCGTGATAGTTGCGATGCCGAGACTTTGCAGCGTTATGCCGATCTGGCGCTTTATGCGGCCAAATCCGGTGCGCGCGGCACGGTGCGCCAGTTCGAACCGGCAATGGATATTGCCGCGCAGGAACGCACCCGGCTGGAAAACGATTTCCGCGACGCGGTGCTGAAGGGCGAGTTGGAAGTCTATTACCAGCCGCTGATCGACCTCGATACCGAAGAGGTCGACGGCTATGAGGCGCTGTTGCGCTGGAACCATGCCGAGCGCGGTTCCGTCTCGCCGGAAATCTTCATCCCGCTGGCCGAGGAAATGGGCCTGATCGACATTGTCGGCCAGCAGGTGCTGCGCACCGCGTGCGTCGAAGCGGCCAAATGGCCTTCGCACCACAAGCTGGCAGTGAATGTCTCGCCGCTGCAGTTCCGCAACGGTCATCTGCTCAATTCCGTACTACAAGCGCTCGCCTGGTCAGGCCTCGAACCTTCGCGGCTGGAACTGGAAATCACCGAGGCCGTGCTGATCGAACAGGGCGAGCAGACCTCCACGCTCATCAAGCGCATTCGCGAGATGGGTATCGGCATTTCGATGGACGATTTCGGTACGGGCTACAGCTCGCTCAGCTATCTGCTCCATTACCCTTTCACCAAGATCAAGATCGACAAGAGCTTCGTGCTGCAACTGGCGAAAGAGCCGGAATCGCGCGCCGTGGTGCGGGCCATCATCAGCCTTGGCCGCTCGCTGGGCCTGACTGTGACGGCCGAAGGCGTGGAGCGCGAGGACGTGCTGGCCTGCCTGCGCGAAGAAGGCTGCGGGCAAGGGCAGGGCTATCTCTTCGGCAAAGCCAAGCCGGGCGTCGAACTGCCCAACGGAGCCGATCAGGCCCAGGTGGCCTGA
- the dapA gene encoding 4-hydroxy-tetrahydrodipicolinate synthase, whose amino-acid sequence MFSGSIPALVTPFRDGSFDEEGFRRLVDWQIENGSSGLVPCGTTGEASTLSNAEHHRVIEVCVEQAAGRVPVIAGCGSNDTKNALLHMNFSKKCGAKAGLCVAPYYNRPSQAGLIAHYSYLAENSDLPIILYNVPGRTVTDLKPETVCELVNRYPERMVGIKDASGDLSRVTDHRMGIKGNGFVQLCGDDELWLSHSAAGGVGCISVTANVAPRLCADFQAAIAANDLQKARELNDKLYPLHYAMFSDASPSPAKYALSRVHDFLNDSVRLPIVPCSAEARKAVDAALEHAGLV is encoded by the coding sequence ATGTTTTCCGGTTCCATCCCGGCCCTGGTGACCCCATTCCGCGACGGGTCGTTCGATGAAGAGGGTTTCCGTCGCCTCGTCGACTGGCAGATCGAGAACGGTTCTTCCGGCCTTGTTCCTTGCGGGACGACGGGCGAAGCCTCCACTCTATCCAACGCAGAGCATCACCGCGTGATTGAAGTCTGCGTGGAACAGGCCGCCGGCCGCGTTCCCGTGATTGCCGGCTGCGGCAGCAACGACACCAAGAACGCGCTGCTGCACATGAATTTTTCCAAGAAGTGCGGCGCAAAGGCGGGCCTGTGCGTTGCGCCTTACTATAACCGGCCGAGCCAGGCGGGCCTGATCGCGCATTACAGCTACCTTGCTGAAAACAGCGATCTGCCAATCATCCTCTATAACGTGCCGGGCCGCACCGTGACCGACCTCAAGCCGGAAACCGTGTGCGAACTGGTGAACCGCTATCCCGAGCGGATGGTGGGCATCAAGGATGCCAGCGGCGACCTTTCGCGCGTGACCGATCACCGCATGGGCATCAAGGGCAACGGTTTCGTCCAGCTTTGCGGCGATGACGAGCTGTGGCTGTCGCACAGTGCGGCAGGCGGGGTGGGCTGCATTTCGGTGACCGCCAATGTCGCACCGCGCCTGTGCGCCGACTTTCAGGCTGCGATTGCCGCGAATGACCTGCAGAAGGCGCGCGAGCTGAACGACAAGCTCTATCCGCTGCATTACGCCATGTTCTCCGATGCGTCGCCGTCGCCGGCCAAGTATGCGCTCAGCCGGGTTCACGATTTCCTGAATGACAGTGTGCGTCTGCCGATCGTTCCATGCAGTGCGGAAGCACGCAAGGCGGTGGACGCGGCGCTGGAGCATGCCGGACTGGTCTGA
- a CDS encoding lytic transglycosylase domain-containing protein has protein sequence MSSMLRMSSIALLASSFLSASAPVAAEDAADWDRARAQLVATQPGPMAQAIDRWQQLTASSRFTFDDYAGFILTNPGFPDEGKLRSYAEAKLATDPVDQSRLIAFFDRYPPQTNPARAQYALALNAAGRGEAAEAARAAWRGGSMSQLAETTLAAIYGARFTAQDQDARMDALLWARDTDAAARQLGRTSPSRQAVFRARLTAAQGIDPSAFDLPGGRIEALKDPGYVFNVVRQLRKGGRTPDAVNLLATRPMLATLPLDRDAWVEELLTTAKAGGARAAQRIAASIDDGFAPGEDISDLSYGLRDDYTSLMWLGGTKALWELNEPASAAPLFYRYGAAARTPYTRSKGFYWAGLSATRAGDTASAKRYFEQAAIYPDRFYGMLARERLGLPMPDLTQGPLLNADPSKRAEFLSRPLTRAVREVARDAPWSVGIRFYRAIAGQAESREDLLLVAELARDIGRRDLAVILGDEAAARGNSDFTALAFPTVPTPAATDWTMIHAISRQESQFAQNAVSHAGARGLMQLMPGTAREQAGKLGIEYLSASLVDNPEYNLRLGEGYIRRMLDYYGGSYPLAVAAYNAGPGNVNKWLKANGDPRTGSISWIDWIEKIPIYETKNYVQRVLENAVVYEAMNPGKASLGRPRGISQFLGKSTPG, from the coding sequence ATGTCCAGCATGCTTCGCATGTCCTCCATCGCACTGCTCGCAAGTTCTTTCCTCAGCGCGTCTGCGCCTGTGGCCGCGGAAGACGCTGCCGACTGGGATCGCGCCCGCGCCCAGCTTGTCGCCACGCAGCCCGGCCCGATGGCCCAGGCGATTGACCGTTGGCAGCAGCTGACTGCCAGTTCGCGCTTCACATTCGATGATTATGCCGGCTTCATCCTCACCAATCCGGGCTTCCCGGATGAAGGCAAGCTGCGCTCCTATGCGGAAGCCAAACTGGCCACCGATCCGGTCGACCAGTCCCGCCTGATCGCCTTTTTCGACCGCTATCCACCCCAGACCAATCCGGCGCGTGCGCAATATGCTCTGGCGCTTAATGCTGCCGGGCGGGGCGAAGCGGCGGAGGCGGCGCGCGCGGCATGGCGCGGCGGTTCGATGAGCCAGCTTGCCGAAACGACTCTCGCCGCGATCTATGGCGCGCGATTCACCGCGCAGGATCAGGACGCGCGCATGGATGCGCTGTTGTGGGCGCGGGACACCGATGCCGCCGCGCGGCAACTGGGCCGCACCTCCCCCTCCCGGCAGGCGGTTTTCCGCGCCCGGCTCACCGCCGCACAAGGCATCGATCCGAGTGCGTTCGACCTGCCCGGCGGGCGGATCGAGGCGCTGAAAGACCCTGGCTATGTGTTCAATGTGGTGCGCCAGCTGCGCAAGGGCGGACGCACGCCCGATGCAGTGAACCTGCTTGCCACGCGGCCAATGCTCGCCACGCTCCCGCTGGACCGGGATGCTTGGGTGGAAGAGCTGTTGACGACGGCAAAGGCCGGCGGTGCCCGCGCTGCCCAACGCATCGCTGCCTCCATCGATGACGGTTTTGCGCCTGGCGAGGATATCTCCGACCTCTCCTATGGCCTGCGTGACGATTACACCTCGCTGATGTGGCTTGGCGGAACAAAGGCGCTGTGGGAGCTGAACGAGCCTGCCAGCGCCGCCCCGCTGTTCTACCGCTATGGCGCGGCTGCCCGCACGCCCTACACCCGCTCGAAAGGGTTCTACTGGGCCGGACTATCCGCCACTCGTGCGGGCGATACAGCATCCGCAAAGCGCTATTTCGAACAGGCCGCGATCTATCCCGACAGGTTCTATGGCATGCTGGCGCGTGAAAGGCTGGGCCTGCCCATGCCTGACCTTACTCAGGGTCCGCTGCTGAATGCCGACCCGTCAAAACGCGCCGAGTTCCTTTCCCGGCCACTGACCCGTGCCGTGCGCGAAGTGGCGCGCGATGCGCCATGGTCGGTCGGCATCCGCTTCTACCGCGCGATTGCCGGGCAGGCGGAAAGCCGGGAAGATCTGCTACTGGTGGCAGAACTTGCACGCGACATCGGCCGGCGCGATCTGGCAGTGATCCTTGGGGACGAGGCAGCCGCACGCGGCAACTCCGATTTCACGGCCCTCGCCTTCCCCACAGTTCCCACGCCCGCGGCAACCGACTGGACGATGATCCACGCGATCAGCCGGCAGGAAAGCCAGTTCGCCCAGAACGCGGTCAGCCATGCCGGTGCACGTGGGCTGATGCAGCTCATGCCGGGCACCGCGCGCGAACAGGCGGGCAAGCTGGGGATCGAATATCTCTCCGCCTCGCTGGTCGATAATCCTGAATATAATCTCCGCCTTGGCGAAGGATATATCCGCCGCATGCTGGATTATTACGGCGGCAGCTATCCCTTGGCGGTTGCGGCCTATAATGCCGGTCCGGGCAATGTGAACAAATGGCTCAAGGCCAATGGCGATCCGCGCACCGGTTCCATCAGCTGGATCGACTGGATCGAGAAAATCCCGATCTACGAGACCAAGAACTATGTCCAGCGCGTGCTGGAAAACGCAGTGGTCTACGAAGCGATGAATCCCGGCAAGGCCAGCCTTGGCCGCCCGCGCGGGATCAGCCAGTTTCTGGGCAAATCGACTCCGGGCTGA
- a CDS encoding GreA/GreB family elongation factor, whose translation MDPRTNPITPSGLAALKARYDHLLGTERPAIVEIVSWAAGNGDRSENGDYLYGRKRMREIDRELAFLARRMKSSRVIEPSEQSDKSRAWFGATVTIADEDDEERTLTLVGDDEQDPSAGKIGWSAPIARALRGASVGDLRRVRLPGGEKEWEVVEISYPEERAA comes from the coding sequence ATGGACCCGCGCACCAATCCAATCACTCCGTCCGGCCTTGCAGCACTCAAGGCGCGTTACGACCACCTGCTGGGCACCGAACGGCCCGCCATCGTGGAGATCGTGAGCTGGGCCGCCGGCAATGGCGACCGCAGTGAAAATGGCGATTACCTTTATGGCCGCAAGCGGATGCGCGAGATCGACCGCGAACTGGCTTTCCTCGCTCGGCGGATGAAATCCTCGCGGGTGATCGAACCTTCCGAACAATCGGATAAAAGCCGCGCCTGGTTCGGCGCGACCGTCACCATTGCCGATGAGGATGACGAGGAACGTACGTTGACGTTGGTCGGCGATGACGAGCAAGACCCCTCCGCCGGAAAGATCGGGTGGAGCGCCCCCATCGCCCGCGCCCTGCGCGGCGCTTCCGTGGGCGATTTGCGCCGCGTGCGCCTGCCGGGCGGGGAAAAGGAATGGGAAGTGGTGGAGATTTCCTATCCCGAAGAAAGGGCGGCCTGA
- a CDS encoding DUF4169 family protein, with the protein MAEIVNLRMARKAKARTGKADQAAANRAKFGQTKAEKSIQRDEAERAGRALDGAKLERD; encoded by the coding sequence ATGGCCGAGATCGTCAATCTGCGCATGGCCCGCAAGGCCAAGGCGCGCACGGGGAAGGCCGATCAGGCCGCAGCCAATCGCGCGAAATTCGGCCAGACCAAGGCGGAGAAATCCATTCAGCGCGATGAAGCGGAACGAGCCGGGCGAGCGCTGGACGGCGCAAAGCTGGAGCGCGACTGA
- a CDS encoding NADAR family protein encodes MQAIKFDKPAVGYAALPDPANFETFVPFLNGVFSQWHFTPFNLHDQSFVTAEQWMMFAKANLFGDLEIAQQILASPDPSTQKRLGQMVSGFQHEKWNEWKIDIVYRGNIAKFGQNAGALRQLRNTGKAMLVEANPRDWIWGVGREVNDPLGHSPDRWRGQNLLGLILTKVRDDLFAAPA; translated from the coding sequence ATGCAGGCAATTAAGTTTGACAAGCCAGCTGTGGGATATGCCGCGCTGCCCGATCCGGCCAACTTTGAAACCTTTGTACCGTTCTTGAACGGTGTGTTCAGCCAATGGCATTTTACGCCTTTCAACCTTCATGATCAGTCCTTCGTTACTGCTGAGCAATGGATGATGTTCGCGAAAGCAAATCTGTTTGGCGATCTGGAGATTGCTCAACAAATTCTGGCGAGCCCCGATCCGAGCACGCAAAAACGATTGGGTCAGATGGTTTCAGGCTTCCAGCACGAGAAGTGGAACGAGTGGAAGATCGATATCGTCTATCGTGGGAACATAGCGAAGTTTGGCCAGAATGCAGGAGCACTCAGGCAACTTCGAAATACCGGTAAGGCGATGTTGGTTGAGGCAAACCCACGGGATTGGATCTGGGGTGTTGGCCGCGAGGTCAATGATCCGCTTGGGCACTCTCCCGACCGATGGCGAGGCCAAAACCTCTTGGGGCTGATCCTGACCAAGGTACGGGATGATCTTTTCGCAGCGCCTGCTTAG
- a CDS encoding flotillin domain-containing protein, whose translation MDNLIEVGIWGGSGFLVVLIIGLTITKLYRRATKEVSFVRTGFGGEKVIMNGGALVLPVLHETMPVNMNTVRLAVERKNQDALITLDRLRIDVKAEFYVRVRPDAGSIAMAAQTLGQRTMIPDALKDLVEGKFVDALRSVAAGMTMNELHEQRAEFVQKVQQVSSNDLAMNGLELESVSLTGLDQTSIEHFNANNAFDAEGLTKLTEQIELRKKARNDIEQDTRVQIETKNLEAAKRSFEISRDNEFARLEQEREVEMRRAEQAAEIARQQAERNQEAEAARIEAKRAIDSNQIDADRSVEQSRIAQTQALEIARQEQQIAVQNKSREESQARAEADEARAKAVAAEEGVVTARETEVAERDKRIELIEAAKAAEREAIRIKVQAEAERDAATNRAEALRREAEGQADAEKLRAEADRVRFEVEAAGQRAVNEAANLLSMDQISLQTKLALLKVLPELVRESAKPMEAIESIKIVQVDGLTQKAGGSSTAAPAAGGGSGNLANDAVAAALAYRAQAPVLDGLMKELGLDGSSLNGLVKGPAEAEVPVPASRTAVVASEVKPAKTKGAAKPVAADETDG comes from the coding sequence ATGGATAATCTGATCGAAGTCGGCATCTGGGGAGGATCGGGCTTTCTCGTCGTCCTCATCATCGGCCTGACGATCACCAAGCTGTATCGCCGCGCCACCAAGGAAGTGAGCTTCGTGCGCACGGGCTTTGGCGGGGAAAAGGTGATCATGAATGGCGGCGCGCTGGTGCTGCCCGTGCTGCATGAAACCATGCCGGTGAACATGAACACCGTGCGGCTGGCGGTGGAACGCAAGAACCAGGACGCGCTGATCACGCTCGACCGCCTGCGGATCGACGTGAAGGCGGAATTCTATGTCCGCGTGCGCCCGGATGCCGGTTCCATCGCCATGGCCGCACAGACCTTGGGCCAGCGCACCATGATCCCGGATGCGCTGAAGGATCTGGTGGAAGGCAAGTTCGTCGACGCTCTGCGCTCGGTCGCGGCAGGCATGACGATGAACGAATTGCACGAACAGCGGGCGGAATTCGTGCAGAAGGTGCAGCAGGTTTCTTCCAACGATCTGGCCATGAACGGTCTGGAACTGGAATCGGTCTCGCTCACCGGCCTCGACCAGACGAGCATCGAGCATTTCAACGCCAATAACGCTTTTGACGCCGAGGGTCTGACCAAGCTGACCGAGCAGATCGAACTGCGCAAGAAGGCCCGTAACGACATCGAGCAGGATACGCGCGTTCAGATCGAGACGAAGAATCTGGAAGCGGCCAAGCGCAGTTTCGAGATCAGCCGCGACAATGAATTTGCCCGGCTGGAGCAGGAACGCGAAGTGGAAATGCGCCGCGCCGAACAGGCGGCGGAAATCGCCCGCCAGCAGGCCGAGCGCAATCAGGAAGCGGAAGCCGCGCGGATCGAGGCCAAGCGTGCGATCGATTCCAACCAGATCGATGCCGATCGCTCGGTCGAACAATCCCGTATCGCTCAGACCCAGGCGCTCGAAATCGCGCGGCAGGAACAGCAGATCGCGGTCCAGAACAAGAGCCGCGAGGAAAGCCAGGCCCGCGCCGAGGCGGACGAAGCTCGTGCCAAGGCCGTTGCCGCCGAAGAAGGCGTGGTGACCGCGCGCGAGACCGAAGTGGCCGAGCGTGACAAGCGCATCGAACTGATCGAGGCGGCCAAGGCGGCCGAGCGCGAGGCGATCCGCATCAAGGTGCAGGCCGAGGCGGAACGCGATGCCGCAACCAACCGCGCCGAGGCCCTGCGCCGCGAGGCGGAAGGTCAGGCCGATGCCGAAAAGCTGCGCGCCGAGGCGGACCGGGTGCGGTTCGAAGTGGAGGCAGCGGGCCAGCGCGCCGTGAACGAAGCGGCCAATCTGCTCTCGATGGATCAGATTTCGCTCCAGACCAAGCTCGCCCTGCTCAAGGTTCTGCCCGAGCTGGTGCGCGAAAGCGCCAAGCCGATGGAAGCCATCGAATCGATCAAGATCGTGCAGGTGGACGGGCTTACCCAGAAGGCCGGGGGTAGCAGCACGGCAGCCCCTGCGGCGGGCGGCGGCAGCGGAAATCTGGCGAATGACGCAGTCGCCGCCGCACTCGCCTATCGCGCGCAGGCCCCGGTGCTGGACGGGCTGATGAAGGAACTCGGGCTGGATGGCAGTTCGCTGAATGGACTGGTGAAGGGACCGGCAGAGGCGGAAGTGCCTGTTCCGGCCAGCCGCACAGCGGTCGTGGCTTCGGAAGTGAAGCCGGCCAAGACGAAAGGCGCAGCCAAGCCAGTTGCGGCTGATGAAACGGACGGGTGA
- a CDS encoding OB-fold-containig protein, whose translation MNLLADHNLPFMAALAVMLLLALAQLFGALDFDSEAGFDADLDGDGDLGFVEGLLSLFGIGRVPFTVWLALFLFLFAGLGVGIQSLAQGLLGAPLDRWLAAALTVVPALPVTGLVSRPLARILPRDETSAVTLDSLVGRRARIVTGKSRAGSPARAQVRDIHDHPHHVMVVPHEDGAEIGEGEEVLLVRREGETFYGIALQDRRLAPAD comes from the coding sequence ATGAACCTACTTGCAGACCACAATCTGCCATTCATGGCGGCACTGGCGGTAATGCTGCTGCTGGCGCTGGCGCAGCTGTTCGGCGCGCTGGATTTCGACAGCGAGGCGGGCTTCGACGCCGATCTGGATGGCGACGGCGATCTCGGCTTTGTCGAAGGGCTGCTGTCGCTGTTCGGGATCGGCCGGGTGCCGTTCACTGTCTGGCTGGCGCTCTTCCTGTTCCTGTTCGCGGGGCTGGGTGTTGGCATCCAGTCGCTGGCGCAGGGCCTGCTGGGCGCACCGCTGGACCGCTGGCTGGCCGCGGCCCTTACCGTGGTGCCCGCATTGCCGGTAACCGGACTGGTCTCGCGCCCGCTCGCCCGGATCCTTCCGCGTGACGAGACGAGCGCCGTCACTCTGGACAGCCTCGTGGGTCGCCGTGCCCGGATCGTCACCGGCAAGTCGCGGGCCGGTTCGCCTGCCCGCGCGCAGGTGCGCGACATTCACGATCATCCCCATCACGTGATGGTCGTTCCCCACGAAGATGGCGCCGAGATCGGGGAGGGCGAGGAAGTGCTGCTCGTCCGCCGCGAGGGTGAAACATTTTACGGCATAGCCTTGCAGGATCGCCGGCTGGCGCCTGCCGACTGA
- a CDS encoding outer membrane beta-barrel protein, which produces MKKTFFLIATGTAAAIAAPAAAQEQTDAFTGFRLEGLVGYDSVRPGSTEDIDNADDLDQSIDDVTYGVGVGYDFNAGGVILGVEGEWMESQASTEYDTAAFSGFGVANADAGRDLYAGVRVGVPIGPSAMVYAKGGYTNTRFNVLATDNTTDTETDVDLDGWRLGAGAEFALTKNVFLKGEYRYSNYAKGEAEAPSGLESDRFDVDLDRHQVVAGLGVRF; this is translated from the coding sequence ATGAAGAAGACGTTTTTCCTCATCGCTACCGGCACCGCAGCGGCGATTGCCGCCCCTGCCGCCGCCCAGGAACAGACCGATGCCTTCACCGGATTCCGCCTCGAAGGTCTGGTCGGTTATGACAGCGTGCGGCCCGGCAGCACCGAGGATATCGATAATGCCGACGATCTCGACCAGTCGATCGACGACGTTACCTACGGTGTCGGCGTAGGCTATGATTTCAATGCCGGCGGCGTGATCCTGGGCGTCGAAGGCGAGTGGATGGAATCGCAGGCCAGCACCGAATATGACACGGCGGCCTTCTCGGGCTTCGGCGTGGCCAATGCCGATGCCGGGCGAGACCTTTATGCAGGCGTCCGCGTGGGTGTGCCCATCGGGCCTTCGGCCATGGTCTATGCCAAGGGCGGCTACACCAATACCCGCTTCAATGTCCTCGCCACCGACAATACGACGGACACGGAAACCGACGTGGATCTGGACGGCTGGCGCCTTGGCGCAGGCGCGGAATTCGCCCTGACGAAGAACGTCTTCCTCAAGGGCGAATATCGTTATTCCAATTACGCGAAAGGCGAGGCCGAGGCTCCGAGCGGACTGGAGAGCGATCGCTTCGATGTCGATCTCGACCGGCATCAGGTTGTTGCGGGCCTTGGCGTGCGCTTCTGA
- the rlmN gene encoding 23S rRNA (adenine(2503)-C(2))-methyltransferase RlmN, with protein sequence MRRIVTDTPLIPIPGQFDPVPVARDITPREDGRIDLIGLPKARIAELFAEAGLDAKQAKLRAKQVFHWLYHRGVTEFEAMTDIAKTMRPWLTERFVIGRPQIVEAQHSTDGTRKWLLRTADGHDFEMVFIPDADRGTLCVSSQVGCTLNCRFCHTGTMRLVRNLTPGEIVGQVMLARDALGEWPKGANDLRMATMAGLDYDEDSDEGESSYTSDGRLLTNIVMMGMGEPLYNFDNVRDALRLVMDGDGLALSKRRITLSTSGVVPMMERCGEEIGVNLAVSLHAVSKEIRDEIVPINRKYGIEELLQACSDYPGASNARRITFEYVMLKDKNDSDEDAHELVRLIKQYKLPAKVNLIPFNPWPGAPYECSSPERVRAFSNIVFEAGISAPVRTPRGRDIDAACGQLKTAAEKKSRAELDRLAAEKQAALEADFPQG encoded by the coding sequence ATGCGGCGCATTGTGACAGACACTCCGCTTATCCCGATCCCCGGTCAGTTTGACCCGGTTCCCGTCGCGCGCGACATCACGCCGCGCGAGGATGGCCGTATCGACCTGATCGGCTTGCCCAAGGCCCGCATTGCCGAACTCTTCGCCGAGGCCGGACTCGATGCGAAACAGGCAAAGCTGCGCGCCAAGCAGGTATTCCACTGGCTCTACCATCGCGGTGTGACCGAGTTCGAGGCGATGACCGACATCGCCAAGACCATGCGCCCCTGGCTGACCGAGCGGTTCGTGATCGGCCGTCCGCAGATCGTGGAAGCCCAGCATTCGACCGACGGCACCCGCAAATGGCTGTTGCGCACGGCGGACGGGCACGATTTCGAAATGGTGTTCATCCCCGATGCGGATCGCGGCACTCTGTGCGTATCCAGCCAGGTGGGCTGCACGCTCAATTGCCGCTTCTGCCACACCGGCACCATGCGGCTGGTGCGCAACCTCACGCCGGGCGAGATCGTGGGTCAGGTCATGCTGGCGCGCGATGCGCTGGGCGAATGGCCCAAGGGTGCGAACGACCTGCGCATGGCCACCATGGCCGGCCTCGATTATGACGAGGACAGCGACGAAGGCGAAAGCAGCTACACCTCCGACGGGCGCCTGCTGACCAACATCGTGATGATGGGCATGGGCGAGCCGCTGTATAATTTCGATAATGTGCGTGATGCGCTGCGTCTGGTGATGGATGGCGACGGGCTGGCCCTGTCCAAGCGCCGCATCACCCTTTCCACCAGCGGCGTGGTGCCGATGATGGAACGCTGCGGCGAGGAAATCGGCGTGAACCTTGCCGTCTCGCTCCATGCGGTAAGCAAGGAAATCCGCGACGAAATCGTGCCGATCAATCGCAAATACGGGATCGAGGAACTGCTGCAGGCCTGTTCCGACTATCCCGGCGCTTCCAATGCCCGGCGCATCACCTTTGAATATGTGATGCTGAAGGACAAGAACGACAGCGACGAAGACGCGCATGAACTGGTGCGCCTCATCAAGCAGTATAAGCTGCCCGCCAAGGTGAACCTGATCCCGTTCAACCCCTGGCCGGGCGCGCCCTATGAATGTTCCTCGCCGGAACGGGTGCGGGCCTTTTCCAACATCGTATTCGAAGCGGGCATTTCCGCCCCCGTGCGCACGCCGCGCGGGCGCGACATCGATGCCGCCTGCGGTCAGCTGAAAACCGCCGCCGAGAAGAAGAGCCGCGCCGAACTGGACCGGCTCGCGGCGGAAAAACAGGCCGCACTGGAAGCGGATTTTCCGCAAGGATAA